The DNA segment AAGAGATAGAATAGAAAAATTTTTTAATAAAGAAAAAGTACAGATAAAAGATTTAGAAAAAAAAACTGAAGAAAAAGTTATAAAAAAAAATCCATGGGCTAAAACTAAAGAGAATGAAAAAGATAAAGGGAATGAAAGATAAAAGCAAATTAGGAGGTTAAAATGTTTATAATTTTAAATATAGTAACAGTGATATATGCGATAATTATTGGGGTAGTTTTATTAAAAAATAAAAAGTATAGTAAGTTAAAAAGATTCCATACAATTCTTATTTTAATTTTGTTAGCACTTGTTGGAGGATCAGTTGCAGGGAAAGGAGCTGTAAACTCTATAAAAGAAACTGGAGCAATAGGAACATTAAATTAAAGGATTAGTGAAAATATGAAAAAAATAGATCAAGAATCAGAAAGAGATAAAGAAAATTCTAAAATAAGAGTATTAATAAATTATTTATATAAAAAACTTAAAGAAAAAAATGAAGCCAAAATAGAGTATTATAGCTTCAGTAAAGAAAAAATTATAAATTTATGTGATGAAAAAGACTGGCAACAGATAATTGAATCAGCTTATTTAAATAAAGAAATAGATATGAATGAATTATTAAAAATAAAAAAAGAAGATTATAAAAAATTACTAAAGGTATTATTGGAAATAGAAAGTACTTTTATAATTTTAGCAAATGAAGAATTTATAAAATTGAATAAAATTATAGAAGAAAGTTTATTAAAATTTTCTTTTGAAATGAACATTTTAAAAAAATATGAATATATAAGATACTACTATAAAGAATTTCTAAAAGAAAAATATTTCAATAATAAATCAAAAACAGCAAATGAAAAATTAGAAAAAGAATTAAAAGAAATAGAAAGTTTATCAATATATTACAGGGCTATGAAGTAAAAAAAGAAATTGCTAATAATTAGACAATTTGAAGAAGATTTATTTGATTAATATAAAAGGAGAGAAAGCATGAATAAAGACTGCATGGAAAGTGGAAAAGAAAAAAATATTCAAAAAGAAAAAACAGAAGAGAAAAGTATAAGTAAAGAAAATGAAAAGGATAAGGGTAATGAAAGATAGAATTAAATAAAGAAGGAGAAATTATGGAAGATAAATATAATTTAACAAGAGAACAGAATATATTTCTTGCCCAAAAAATACTTGCAGAAACAGTATATAATGCAATTAAATTAGAAGGATTAAATACTACATATGTTCAAACAGAAAAAATTCTTAATGGTATTAATGATGAAAAAGTAGCTTTAGATGATGTCAGAACAATTTTAAATCTTAAATCAGCTTGGAAGTATATACTTAATAATTTAGATAAAGAAATAGATATAAATTTTGTTTGTAATGTAAATAAAAGAGTATCAGCAGATGAAAGTCTAGACTGGGGAGTAATAAGATATGGAAATGTAGGAGTAAGGCTAATAGATGGAAGCAGTTATGATCCTGAAGTTCCAGATATAGAAAAAGTAACAAAAGAATTAGAAAAAATTAATAAAATAGAAAATACTACAGAGAAAGCTTTAACTTATTATTTGTGGGGAGCAAGATCACAGTTGTTTTGGGACGGAAATAAAAGAACAAGTAATATAGTAGCAAATGCAATATTAATAAAAAGTGGAAAAGGAATATTATCTGTAGATGAAAAAGATTTAGAAGAATTTAATCTTAAATTATCTAAATTTTATAAGACTAACAATATGAAAGAAATGAAAGATTTTTTATATAATAAAAGTATAAAAGGAATGACAATAAACAAAGAATTAGAAAAAAAAAATAAAAATCCTTGGGCTAAAAGTAAAGAAAATGAAAAAAATAAGGGGAATGAAAGATAACACTAAATAAATAAGGAGAAATAACAATGCAAATAGGAGGAAAAGTGACTGTAGAATATATTGATAATTTGGCAGTTATACAAAAAAAAGGTATGTTATACAATCTTATTATTTTAACAATCTTTTTA comes from the Fusobacterium sp. genome and includes:
- a CDS encoding cell filamentation protein Fic, producing MEDKYNLTREQNIFLAQKILAETVYNAIKLEGLNTTYVQTEKILNGINDEKVALDDVRTILNLKSAWKYILNNLDKEIDINFVCNVNKRVSADESLDWGVIRYGNVGVRLIDGSSYDPEVPDIEKVTKELEKINKIENTTEKALTYYLWGARSQLFWDGNKRTSNIVANAILIKSGKGILSVDEKDLEEFNLKLSKFYKTNNMKEMKDFLYNKSIKGMTINKELEKKNKNPWAKSKENEKNKGNER